GACCACCTGGGAAAAGTAGATGCGCTCGCGCAAAAACAGCGCGGAGAAAATCAGGATGAACACCGGCATGCAGCTGAACAGCAGCGCGGTGAGACCGGACGACACATGCATCTCGCCATAGTTGAGCAAGTAATAGGGAACGCTGAAATACGACAGGGTCACGAATACGAAGAACCAGCGGCTTTCACGCGGGAACAGGATCGGTTCGCGGCGCACCAGGGCAAAACACAGGAACAGTGGGAACGCGATCAGAAAGCGCAGCCCGGCCGACGTCAGCGGTGGCACGCTTTCGACGGCGATCTTGATGCCCAGCCAGGTGGTGCCCCAGCTCAGGCACACGATAAGAAACATCACGCTGGTGACCAGTCCGGCCAACCACTGTTTCTGAGTTTTTGTTTTTGTAGTGTTTTCAAGAACGGCGGACATTGGCATCGTTTATTGCTTCCCTGAGCCGGAATTGAACTCTATATTGACTGTGTATTAAGTTGTTTCATTCGGTGATTGAACCCGTAAAAGCACACTATTAGGGCGAATGATGGCTGTCAAAACAAATATTGACATGGTGTCAATTATGCGTGAAGGGTTGTCCAGCGGTCAGGGCGTCAAGTACAAACGCCTGTCCGATGTGATGGAGCGGGGCATCCTTGAAGGCTTGATTGAGCCGGGGTGCAAACTGCCGCCCCATCGGGTTCTTTCCGATAACCTCGGCGTGACCATTGGCACCATCAGCCGCGCCTACGGCGAGCTGGAACGCTTGGGGCTGGTGGTGGCGCGTGTCGGTGACGGTACTTTCGTGCGCAAGCGTGGTATGGAACGCCAGCGCGATGAAGGCTTTCGCAACGTCAGCGAAGAGCCGCGCCAGTACTTCGATATGAGCCGCAACATGCACATTCCCGGGCAAGAGACGGTGTTCCTGGCCCAGAGCTTCCAAACCTTGTCGACCAACGCCAAGTTCCTCCAGGACATCAGCGCCTATACGCCGGACGCCGGTTTGCCGCGCTACCGCGAGGCCGGGGCGCAATGGCTGGTGCAGCGCGATTTTCATCCGATTCCCGAGCAGGTCATCTGCGTCAACGGCGGCCAGCATGGCCTGCTCTGCGCCATGATGGCGCTGTTGCGGGCGGGGGATACGGTGGTCACTGAGCAACTGACGTACCCAGGGCTTATCACTGCCGCACGGATGCTCGGTGTGCGGCTGATCGGCCTGGAAATGGATGACGAAGGCGTGCTGCCGGGGGCGCTGGATGAAGTCTGTCGTAATCACCGGGTTTCGGCGCTGTACTGCACGCCGACGATCCAGAACCCGACCACGGCCGTGCTATCGGTCGCACGCCGAGAAGCGCTGGCCAAGGTGTGCCGCGAGCATAATCTGCTGATTCTGGAGGACGAAGCCCACGGCGTGTTGGTGGAAGATCGCCCGCCACCACTGAGTTTTTTCGCCCCAGAGCGTACGATTTTGATCAGTAGCCTGAGCAAGGCGGTGTCTGCCGGGCTACGTGTGGGGTATGTGCATGCGCCACCGGCATTGGTCAGCCGTATTTCGGCGGCCTTGCGTTCGACCTGCTGGATGGCCACGCCGGTGACGCTGGAGCTGGCGACCCAGTGGATCGAAAACGGCACGGCGGAATACCTGCTGCGCCAGCAAATCAACGAGATCAGCCGGCGCAAAGCCCTGGTGCGCGACCTTTTGGTCGGTTTGGAGTACCGCACTCATCTCAACAGCCCGCACTTCTGGATTGAAGTACCTGAACCCTGGCGGGCGTCGGAAATCGAGGCAGAGCTCAAGCAGAATAATTACCTGATCGCCACCGCTGAGGCATTTGCCGTAGGGCAGACGGCGGTGCCGCAGTTTATTCGGGCGAGTATCTGTAATACGTCGGGCGATGATCAGTTACTGCGTGAGGGCTTTGATGCCCTGGCCACCGCGCTGGGGCAGGGCGGTGACAGGTTTCAGCTGTAACGCCGCGTCATCGTTCATCGCACGCAAGCCAGCGCCCACATTTGGAATGCATTCCCCTGTGGGAGCTGGCTTGCCTGCGATGGGGCCCGTAAAGGTGCCCACTATTTGAAGCGCCGCTCCACGCCTTTCTCCACCAGAATCTTCGCCGAGATCTCTTCCACCGAAAAATGCGTGGAATTGATGTGCGCAATATTCTCGCGACGGAACAGGTTTTCCACTTCGCGCACTTCGAATTCGCACTGGGCATAGCTGGAGTAGCGGCTGTTGGGCTTGCGCTCGTTGCGGATGGCGGTGAGGCGGTCCGGGTCGATGGTCAGGCCGAACAGCTTGTGCGAATGCGCACGCAGGGCGGCAGGCAGCGTCAGGTGCTCCATGTCGTCCTCGGTGAGCGGGTAGTTGGCCGCGCGAATACCGAATTGCATGGCCATGTACAGGCATGTCGGGGTCTTGCCGCAGCGCGACACGCCCACCAGGATCAGGTCGGCCTTGTCATAGTAGTGGGTGCGGGCGCCGTCATCGTTGTCGAGAGCGAAGTTCACCGCCTCGATACGCTCCATATAGTTGGAGTTGTGGCCAATGGAATGGGACTTGCCCACGGAGTAGGAGGAATGTTCACTCAGCTCCTGTTCCAATGGCGCCAGGAACGTGGAGAAGATGTCGATCATGAAACCATTGGAGGTTGCCAGGATCTCACGAATATCTTGATTGACGATGGTGTCGAAAATGATCGGGCGAAAACCGTCTTTTTCAGCCGCCAGATTGATTTGTTGTACCATGGCCCGCGCTTTATCCACGCTGTCTATATACGGCCGCGTAAATTTGGCGAAGGTAATGTTTTCGAACTGCGCGAGCAGGCTCTGACCCAATGTTTCGGCTGTGATGCCGGTGCCGTCGGAGATAAAGAAAGCAGATCGTTTCATTTGAGCCCTAGGCCTTAAGCTGATGGCGAATCTTGGATATGATAGGCGCGATTTTGCCGTCCCGCAGTGGGCCGCATTCTCACTTATTTTCCAGGTCCAGGCCACAAGCGCTGGCGTTTGCTCCTACTGAGCTGCCGGCGTCCTGAGCTTTTCCAACACAGAAAGTGGAGAGATCACCTTGGTAGAGTACGTAGTTTCCCTCGATAAGCTCGGCGTCCATGATGTAGAGCATGTGGGGGGCAAGAACGCATCCCTCGGCGAGATGATCAGTAATCTTGCAGGCGCTGGAGTCTCGGTGCCCGGTGGTTTCGCCACCACGGCCCAGGCTTACCGCGATTTCCTCGAGCTGAGCGGCCTCAACGCCCAGATCCACGCCGCGCTGGACGCCCTGGACGTCGATGACGTCAACGCCCTGGCGAAAACCGGCAGCCAGATCCGCCAATGGATCATGGACGCCGAGTTCCCCGAGAAGCTCAACGAAGAAATTCGCACCGCCTTCGCGGCACTGTCGGCCGGCAACCCTGACATGGCTGTTGCCGTACGCTCCTCGGCCACCGCCGAAGACTTGCCGGACGCCTCTTTCGCTGGCCAGCAGGAAACCTTCCTGAACATCCGCGGCGTTGAAAACGTGATCCGCGCCGCCAAGGAAGTGTTTGCCTCGCTGTTCAATGACCGCGCTATTTCCTACCGCGTACACCAGGGTTTCGACCACAAGCTGGTGGCTTTGTCTGCCGGTGTGCAGCGCATGGTGCGTTCGGAAACCGGCACCGCCGGCGTGATGTTCACCCTCGATACCGAATCGGGCTTCCGTGACGTGGTGTTTATCACCGGCGCCTACGGCCTGGGTGAAACCGTCGTACAAGGCGCGGTTAACCCTGACGAGTTCTACGTCCACAAACACACCCTAGAGGCCGGCCGCCCGGCCATCCTGCGCCGCAACCTGGGCAGCAAGGCTATCAAGATGATCTACGGCGACGAGGCCAAGGCCGGTCGCTCGGTGAAAACCGTTGAAGTCGACAAGGCCGAACGCGCGCGTTTCTGCCTGACCGACGCTGAAGTCAGCGAACTGGCCAAACAAGCGATGATCATCGAAAAGCACTACAAGTGCCCGATGGACATCGAGTGGGCCAAAGACGGTGACGACGGCAAGCTGTACATTGTGCAAGCGCGTCCGGAAACCGTGAAGAGCCGCACTTCGGCCAACGTAATGGAACGCTACCTGTTGAAAGAAACCGGCACTGTGCTGGTGGAAGGCCGTGCCATCGGCCAGCGCATCGGCGCCGGCAAAGTGCGGATCATCAAGGACGTGTCCGAAATGGACAAAGTCCAGCCCGGTGACGTGCTGGTCTCCGACATGACCGACCCGGACTGGGAACCGGTTATGAAGCGCGCCAGCGCCATCGTCACCAACCGTGGCGGGCGTACCTGCCACGCGGCGATCATCGCCCGTGAGCTGGGGATTCCCGCAGTCGTCGGTTGCGGCAACGCCACCCAACTGTTGAAAGACGGCCAGGGTGTGACTGTGTCCTGTGCCGAAGGTGACACCGGCTTCATCTTTGAAGGTGAACTGGGCTTCGATATCAAGCAAAACTCCATCGATGCGATGCCGGACCTGCCGTTCAAGATCATGATGAACGTCGGTAACCCCGACCGTGCGTTCGATTTCGCGCAGTTGCCGAACGCCGGTGTGGGCTTGGCCCGCCTCGAGTTCATCATCAACCGCATGATCGGCGTACACCCCAAGGCGCTGTTGAATTACGACGGCCTGCCGCTGGAAATCAAGGAAAGCGTCGACAAGCGCATCGCCGGCTACAACGACCCAGTGGGTTTCTACGTCGAGAAGCTGGTTGAAGGCATCAGCACCCTGGCGGCGGCGTTCTACCCGAAAAAGGTCATCGTGCGCCTGTCGGACTTCAAGTCCAACGAATACGCCAACCTGATCGGCGGCAAGCTCTACGAGCCCGAAGAAGAAAACCCGATGCTGGGCTTCCGCGGCGCTTCGCGTTACATCAGCGAAGCCTTCCGTGACTGCTTTGAGCTGGAATGCCGTGCCCTCAAGCGCGTGCGCAACGAGATGGGCCTGACCAACGTCGAGATCATGGTGCCGTTTGTACGCACCCTGGGCGAAGCGAGCCAAGTCGTCGACCTGCTGGCTGAAAACGGCTTGTCCCGCGGCGAAAATGGCCTGCGCGTGATCATGATGTGCGAACTGCCGTCCAACGCCATTCTGGCCGAGGAGTTCCTGGAGTTCTTCGACGGCTTCTCCATCGGTTCCAACGACCTGACCCAGCTGACCCTGGGCCTGGACCGTGACTCGGGGATCATCGCGCACCTGTTTGATGAGCGTAACCCTGCGGTCAAGAAACTGCTGGCCAACGCCATCCAGGCCTGTAACAAGGCCGGCAAGTACATCGGCATCTGCGGCCAAGGCCCTTCCGACCACCCGGACCTGGCTAAATGGCTGATGGAGCAGGGTATCGAAAGTGTCTCGCTGAACCCCGACTCCGTGCTGGAAACCTGGTTCTTCCTGGCGGAAGGCCAAGCGTCCGCTTAAAGGCGTGACGTCAAAAGTGCCGGTCACCCAGCCTGGGTGACCGGCATTCTTATCTGTACAGGGCGGAACTCCATCCGGACGCCGCCCTTTTTTGTGCAAGAGCATTATGCAAAGCAGCAGCAACCTATTTCCCGTCGCCTTGATCAGTGCTGAACGTCGTGGCGACCTGAGTGAAGATGTGTACCGCCTCAAACCTGGCAACAGCCCCGACGGCACCGTCGAGCTGGCTGTGACCCGTTTAGGCCAGGCGGATGTCCCGGAAAACCGGGGCACGCCGGTTATTTTATTGCACGGCAGTTTTTCCAATCGGCGCTTCTGGTATTCGCCCAAAGGGATCGGCCTGGGCGCTTACCTGGCGCGTCAGGGATTTGATGTGTGGATCCCGGAAATGCGCGGCCACGGCCTGTCCAAGCGCAATCAGGATTACGCCAGAAACCGCGTCGCCGATTATGCGCGATACGATTTGCCGGCGATCGGCGCGTTTGTGCGTGAGCAAAGCGCACAAATACCGCACTGGATCGGCCATTCCCTGGGCGGCACCGCCTTGGCAGCGGCCTTGGGCGGTCAGCACCTTGGCGCGCCAGCCGTGGCGTCGGTGGCACTGTTTGGTTGCCAGGTCAGCCGCACCCACTGGCCGCTGAAAATTCCGCCGCTGGAATGGACCGGCCGTTTGCTCTTGAAACGTTTTGGTGAAGTATCCGGCGTACGGCTAAAACGCGGCCCCGAGGACGAGCCGGCGGGGGTGATGATCGAAGCGATGCGCTGGAACGGCCTGTTCGGTCGTTTTGGCGAGGGTAAGCAGGACTGGTGGAAGGGGCTGGCGGGTGTGGACGTGCCGCTGTTGGCCGTCAGCGCTGCTGGCGATCAACAGGACCCGGACTGGGCCTGTCGAAAGTTGTTCGAACAAGTCGGCTCTGAACATCGCCAATACCTGTGCCTGGGGCGCAAGCAAGGCTTCAGCGGGGATTTCGGGCACGTCGAGATGCTCGTCAGCAAGGCCGCGCAGACTGAAGTGTGGCCGTTGGTGGCGCAGTGGCTGAAAGATCCTTTGACACCTTTATTGGCGGCAGAGCCGCAGGTAGCGGCAACGGTCTAGCGCAACCGCTCTGCCAAGGGCGTTTCACTCGGGAGAGGTTGCGGCTAAGATATGACGCATCAAACGCTTCTGGTCATATTCAGTCGCGCAGTCGCTATTGCGTTGCGACGGTGTGAGTCTGATCATGGCCGCCGCTGACGGGAGGGCGCTTAAAGTTCAGCCGTTGTGACGCGTTTTTCTGATGTACACCGTGGGATGTTCGACCTCTTCAATGACGACAGGAGTTTCCCGATGATTCATTACGTGACGCCCGATCTGTGCGACGCCTACCCGGAGCTGGTGCAGGTAGTTGAGCCGATGTTCAGTAATTTCGGTGGCCGAGACTCCTTTGGCGGTGAAATCGTCACCATCAAGTGCTTCGAAGACAATTCGCTGGTCAAGGAACAGGCCGACCAACCGGGCGCTGGCAAGGTGCTGGTGGTCGACGGTGGCGGCTCCCTGCGTCGCGCGCTGCTGGGTGACATGATCGCCGAGAAAGCCGCAAAAAATGGTTGGGAAGGCTTGGTGATCTACGGTTGCGTGCGTGATGTCGACGTCCTCGCCCAGACTGACCTGGGTGTGCAGGCGTTGGCGCCTCACCCGATGAAGACCGACAAACGCGGCATTGGCGACCTGAACGTGGTGGTGACGTTTGCCGGCGTGACATTCCGCCCTGGTGAGTACGTCTACGCCGACAATAATGGCGTGATCGTTTCGCCAAGCCCGTTGAAAATGCCTGAATAAACCGCAGTAGCCGAAAGGGGTGAGGATGTTCGAGGAAGAAAACGCGCAATGGGGGCTGGTGCATGCCCTGGTGCTGGACGGTAAAGGCGGTGCGCGTTCGATTGCCCGGACTGAGCTCGACGACTTGCAACTGCAGCCCCAGGAAAGCCTGTGGCTGCATTGGGATCGCAGCCATCCACAGACCCAGACCTGGTTGCGTAAATCCAGCGGTTTGAGCGAATTCGCCTGCGACTTGTTGCTGGAGGAGAACACCCGCCCGCGCCTGCTGCCGCTGCCGGACAGCGAATTGCTGCTGTTTCTGCGCGGGGTCAACCTCAACCCGGGCGCCGAGCCGGAAGACATGGTCTCGGTGCGTATTTTTGCGGCAGCCAGCCGCGTGATTTCCCTGCGCTTACGCCCATTGCGGGCTACCGATGAGCTGCTGGTGCAACTGGCTGAGGGCAAAGGGCCAAAAACCGCTTCTGAACTCATCCTTTATATGGCGCAGTACCTGACCAATAAAGTGCAGGATTTGGTCACCGACCTGTCCGAAGTCGTCGATTTAGAGGAAGAAAAACTCGATGCCGACGAACGGTACACCCCGGAGCACGGCAACGTTTTGCAGATCCGTCGAAGGGCTGCCGGATTGAAGCGTTTCCTGGCGCCACAGCGGGATATTTTTGCCCAGCTGACGCGGATCAAATTAGCGTGGTTTTGTGACGACGATGCTGACTACTGGAACGAATTGAACAACAGCCTGACCCGCTACCTGGAAGAGCTCGAACTGACCCGAGAGCGCGTAGGGCTGGTGCTTGAGGCCGAAGACCGGCGCTTGAGCGTACGCATGAATCGCACCATGTACCGCTTCGGGATCATCACCGGGATCTTCTTGCCGATGAGTTTTCTGACCGGTTTGCTGGGTATAAATGTGGGCGGAATTCCGTTCTCTGCCAGCCCCTATGGTTTCGTGATTGCCTGCTTGTTGATGGTCTCGGTAGCACTGGGGCAATGGTGGCTATTTCGACGATTGCGCTGGGTTTGACCTGAATATGACCTGAACGCAAGCAGGGTCAGATGTGACCCCAAGAATTTAACCCTCGTCTTTTAACTCACTTGCGAGAGGTCTTTATGCACGATCCGTTCGAACAGTCTTTGCGTGACATGCTCAATGCGTCGCCATCCAACCGTGATGACGATGCCTGCCTGGGCCGCGTGTTGAAAACCGCCAACCGTCAGGTAGGGGCGGGAGACCTGTTCGGTCTGCTGGGTCGTTGGTTACCGGCATTGATGATGGCCTTGAACAATGGTTCGGCCCACGTATCGCCGGTTTCGCGTCGTAAACCTCTTGCTCGCACTGCTGATAAGGCTGATTGAATATGGAACTTGATCTCTGGACCCAGAGCCTGGTCACCGCGATGACCGCATTGTGGACCAAGGTGGCGAATTTCATTCCCAACCTGTTTGGTGCCCTGGTTTTGGTGTTGCTGGGCTTTGTCGTGGCCAAGTTGCTCGACACCCTGCTGTCCAAGTTGCTTGCAAAACTGGGGCTGGACCGCTTGATGGCTGGCACCGGCCTGACCAAGCTGCTGGGCCGCGCCGGGCTGCAAGTGCCGATCTCAACGCTCATCGGCAAGATCGTTTATTGGTTTGTTCTGCTTATTTTTCTGGTTTCTGCGGCTCAATCCCTTGGACTTGAGCGAGTTTCAGCTACGCTCGACATGCTGGCGCTGTATTTGCCGAAGGTTTTCGGCGGCGCGCTGGTGTTGCTGGTAGGTGTATTACTGGCGCAACTGGCCAACGGGCTGGTGCGCGGTGCTGCTGAAGGCGTCGGGCTGGACTATGCTGCGGGCCTGGGGCGAATCGCCCAGGGGCTGGTGATCATCATCAGTATTTCCGTCGCGATCAGCCAGTTGGAGGTCAAAACTGACCTTCTGAACCACGTGATTGTGATTGTTTTGATTACCGTTGGTCTGGCAGTTGCGCTGGCCATGGGTTTGGGAAGCCGGGAAATTGCCGGCCAGATTCTTGCGGGAATCTATGTGCGTGAGCTGTATCAGGTTGGGCAACAGGTGCGTGTGGGCGAGGTCGAAGGGCAAATCGAGGAGATCGGCACGGTCAAGACGACGGTGCTGACCGATGACGGTGAGCTGGTATCGCTGTCCAATCGGATTCTCCTCGAGCAGCAGGTCAGTAGCCGCTAACCCGGCAAATCCTGCTAATGTACGCCGCCGCAAACCCGGGAGACCGGGCTGTAGCGGACATTGACCTGACTGTCGGCACGACTTGTTTTGAATAAAGCCCAAACGCTGTCCACGCGCTATGACCCCCGTGAGCTCTCTGATGAGGAGTTGGTCGCGCGCTCGCACACGGAGCTGTTTCACGTAACACGCGCGTACGAAGAATTGATGCGCAGATATCAACGCACTCTGTTCAACGTTTGTTCAAGGTATTTAGGGAACGATAGAGATGCGGATGATGTCTGTCAGGAAGTGATGCTCAAGGTGCTATACGGCCTGAAGAACTTTGAGGGAAAATCGAAGTTCAAGACATGGCTCTATAGCATCACGTACAACGAGTGCATCACGCAGTATCGTAAGGAACGGCGAAAGCGTCGCTTGATGGACGCTTTGAGTCTGGACCCCCTTGAGGAAGCGTCTGAAGAAAAGGCGCCGGTACCCGAGGAAAAGGCCGGACTTGATCGCTGGTTGGTGCATGTGAATCCGATTGACCGGGAAATTTTGGTGCTACGATTTGTCGCAGAGCTGGAGTTTCAGGAAATTGCTGACATCATGCACATGGGTTTGAGTGCTACAAAAATGCGTTACAAGCGTGCTCTTGATAAATTACGTGAGAAATTTGCGGGCGAGACTGAAACTTAGTGCGTGGCAAATATCTCTTACGTGTAGGCAAGTTCTGTTAGACTTGTCGCCGAGTTGTCCCCCGGTTTGTGGGACTGCTTTACAATCACCAGATGGGGATTTAACGGATGAAACTGAAAAACACCTTGGGCTTTGCCATTGGTTCTCTTATTGCGGCCACTTCTTTCGGCGCTCTGGCACAAGGCCAAGGCGCAGTTGAAGGCCAGCTGTTCTACAAGAAGCAGTACAACGATAGCGTTAAGCACATCGAAGACGGCTTCAACCCTGGCGCTAGCATCGGTTACTTCTTGACCGACGACGTGTCGATCAACCTGAACTACGACACCACCAACCACACCCGTTCGAACGACGGTACTGGTTCCCAGAAGATCAAAGGTGACACTGGCAGCGTGACTGCTCAGTACCACTTCGGTCAGGCCGGTGTTGATTCCCTGCGTCCATACGTAGAAGGTGGTTTCGGTCACCAGAGCCGTACCAACGTTGAAGCTGATGGCCACAAAGGTCGCGACCAGACCACTCTGGCAATCGCTGGCGCTGGCGTGAAGTACTACTTCACCAACAACCTGTTCGCTCGTGCTGGCGTTGAAGCTGACTACGGCATCGACAACGGCAAGTGGGACTACTCCGCACTGGTTGGCCTGGGTGTGAACTTCGGCGGCAACGCTGGCGCAGTCGCTCCAGCTCCTACTCCAGCACCAGCTCCAGAGCCAACTCCAGAGCCAGAAGCTCCAGTTGCTCAGGTTGTTCGTGTTGAGCTGGACGTTAAGTTCGACTTCGACAAGTCCGTTGTTAAGCCTAACAGCTACGGCGACGTGAAAAACCTGGCCGACTTCATGGCTCAGTACCCAGCTACCAGCGTAGAAGTTGCTGGTCACACTGACTCCATCGGTCCAGACGCTTACAACCAGAAGCTGTCCCAGCGTCGTGCTGACGCTGTTAAGCAAATCCTGGTTAAAGACGGCGTTGCTTCTAGCCGCGTACACGCAGTAGGTTACGGCGAATCCCGCCCAGTTGCTGACAACGCAACTGAAGCTGGTCGCGCTGTTAACCGTCGTGTAGAAGCGTCGGTTGAAGCTCAAGCTGCTCAGTAATTACTGAGTGGTAGAAAAAAGCCCGGCTTAGGCCGGGCTTTTTTTTGCCTGAAATTTGCCTTAGGCGCTGGCTGACACGGCAATGCAGGCGGCTTGCTCTGCGCCAGCAACATTGCCGATCACCAGGATCGCCGGGCTTTTCAGAGCAAATACCTGTGCATCGGTATGCATGTGCGCCAGAGTGCTGCGGCACTCGCGTTGCTGAGGCAATGAGGCGTTCTCGATCATCGCCACCGGCATATCCGCTGCCATTGCGCCCTCCAGCAATTGCTGACGAATCTCCTCCAGCTTCGCTACGCCCATATACACCACCAGTGTCGTACCGCCCTCGGCGAGTGCGCGCCAGTTAAGGCTGCTATCGTCCTGGGTATGCGCGGTGACCAGCGTGACGCCGCGACTGACCCCGCGCAGCGTCAGGGGAATATCGCAGTTCGTTGCACCCGCCAGGCCCGCGGTAATCCCGTTGACCAATTCCACCTCAATCCCGTGTTCACGCAACCACATTGCTTCTTCGCCACCCCGGCCGAAAATACACGGATCGCCGCCTTTGAGTCGCACCACGCATTTGCCCTGGCGCGCATAGCGCAGCATCAGGCGGTGGATAAAATCCTGAGGTGTAGACCGGCACCCACCGCGCTTGCCCACGGTGACCACACGAGCGTGCGGGCAGTGTTCGAGCACCACCGGGTTGACCAGGTCATCGATCAGTACCACATCGGCTGCGTGCAGGGCGCGTACCGCCTTGAGCGTCAGCAGCTCCGGATCACCGGGGCCTGCGCCTACCAGCCAGACTTTTGCGCTCATGTTTATCCCCTTACACACTGATTGCGATTGGCAGCGACGTGCTGGCCAACAGACGTTTGATTTCCGGAACACAAGAGCCGCATTGCGTGCCGCACCCCAGTTCCTGTTTAAGCCCAGCCAGGTCCAGGCCACGACCGATACCGGCACATACCGCGCTTTCGCTGACGTTCTTGCAGTTGCACAAAATTTTGCTGCTGGCCGCTGCGCCTCCCGGTGGTGCACTGAGCGGTGCGAGTAACCAGCGCCGGAGTTGATCGTCGGCACGGCCTTCCAGCCACAGGCTCTGCAGCCAATGCCGTGCCAGGGTTTCGCCGGCCAGGCGCAGCGCGGTAATGCGGCCTTTTTCGATTTTTA
The window above is part of the Pseudomonas sp. KBS0710 genome. Proteins encoded here:
- a CDS encoding pyruvate, water dikinase regulatory protein, which produces MKRSAFFISDGTGITAETLGQSLLAQFENITFAKFTRPYIDSVDKARAMVQQINLAAEKDGFRPIIFDTIVNQDIREILATSNGFMIDIFSTFLAPLEQELSEHSSYSVGKSHSIGHNSNYMERIEAVNFALDNDDGARTHYYDKADLILVGVSRCGKTPTCLYMAMQFGIRAANYPLTEDDMEHLTLPAALRAHSHKLFGLTIDPDRLTAIRNERKPNSRYSSYAQCEFEVREVENLFRRENIAHINSTHFSVEEISAKILVEKGVERRFK
- the rraA gene encoding ribonuclease E activity regulator RraA, yielding MHYVTPDLCDAYPELVQVVEPMFSNFGGRDSFGGEIVTIKCFEDNSLVKEQADQPGAGKVLVVDGGGSLRRALLGDMIAEKAAKNGWEGLVIYGCVRDVDVLAQTDLGVQALAPHPMKTDKRGIGDLNVVVTFAGVTFRPGEYVYADNNGVIVSPSPLKMPE
- a CDS encoding alpha/beta fold hydrolase; its protein translation is MQSSSNLFPVALISAERRGDLSEDVYRLKPGNSPDGTVELAVTRLGQADVPENRGTPVILLHGSFSNRRFWYSPKGIGLGAYLARQGFDVWIPEMRGHGLSKRNQDYARNRVADYARYDLPAIGAFVREQSAQIPHWIGHSLGGTALAAALGGQHLGAPAVASVALFGCQVSRTHWPLKIPPLEWTGRLLLKRFGEVSGVRLKRGPEDEPAGVMIEAMRWNGLFGRFGEGKQDWWKGLAGVDVPLLAVSAAGDQQDPDWACRKLFEQVGSEHRQYLCLGRKQGFSGDFGHVEMLVSKAAQTEVWPLVAQWLKDPLTPLLAAEPQVAATV
- a CDS encoding zinc transporter ZntB produces the protein MFEEENAQWGLVHALVLDGKGGARSIARTELDDLQLQPQESLWLHWDRSHPQTQTWLRKSSGLSEFACDLLLEENTRPRLLPLPDSELLLFLRGVNLNPGAEPEDMVSVRIFAAASRVISLRLRPLRATDELLVQLAEGKGPKTASELILYMAQYLTNKVQDLVTDLSEVVDLEEEKLDADERYTPEHGNVLQIRRRAAGLKRFLAPQRDIFAQLTRIKLAWFCDDDADYWNELNNSLTRYLEELELTRERVGLVLEAEDRRLSVRMNRTMYRFGIITGIFLPMSFLTGLLGINVGGIPFSASPYGFVIACLLMVSVALGQWWLFRRLRWV
- a CDS encoding OmpA family protein; translation: MKLKNTLGFAIGSLIAATSFGALAQGQGAVEGQLFYKKQYNDSVKHIEDGFNPGASIGYFLTDDVSINLNYDTTNHTRSNDGTGSQKIKGDTGSVTAQYHFGQAGVDSLRPYVEGGFGHQSRTNVEADGHKGRDQTTLAIAGAGVKYYFTNNLFARAGVEADYGIDNGKWDYSALVGLGVNFGGNAGAVAPAPTPAPAPEPTPEPEAPVAQVVRVELDVKFDFDKSVVKPNSYGDVKNLADFMAQYPATSVEVAGHTDSIGPDAYNQKLSQRRADAVKQILVKDGVASSRVHAVGYGESRPVADNATEAGRAVNRRVEASVEAQAAQ
- the sigX gene encoding RNA polymerase sigma factor SigX; this encodes MNKAQTLSTRYDPRELSDEELVARSHTELFHVTRAYEELMRRYQRTLFNVCSRYLGNDRDADDVCQEVMLKVLYGLKNFEGKSKFKTWLYSITYNECITQYRKERRKRRLMDALSLDPLEEASEEKAPVPEEKAGLDRWLVHVNPIDREILVLRFVAELEFQEIADIMHMGLSATKMRYKRALDKLREKFAGETET
- a CDS encoding PLP-dependent aminotransferase family protein, producing MAVKTNIDMVSIMREGLSSGQGVKYKRLSDVMERGILEGLIEPGCKLPPHRVLSDNLGVTIGTISRAYGELERLGLVVARVGDGTFVRKRGMERQRDEGFRNVSEEPRQYFDMSRNMHIPGQETVFLAQSFQTLSTNAKFLQDISAYTPDAGLPRYREAGAQWLVQRDFHPIPEQVICVNGGQHGLLCAMMALLRAGDTVVTEQLTYPGLITAARMLGVRLIGLEMDDEGVLPGALDEVCRNHRVSALYCTPTIQNPTTAVLSVARREALAKVCREHNLLILEDEAHGVLVEDRPPPLSFFAPERTILISSLSKAVSAGLRVGYVHAPPALVSRISAALRSTCWMATPVTLELATQWIENGTAEYLLRQQINEISRRKALVRDLLVGLEYRTHLNSPHFWIEVPEPWRASEIEAELKQNNYLIATAEAFAVGQTAVPQFIRASICNTSGDDQLLREGFDALATALGQGGDRFQL
- a CDS encoding mechanosensitive ion channel domain-containing protein — translated: MELDLWTQSLVTAMTALWTKVANFIPNLFGALVLVLLGFVVAKLLDTLLSKLLAKLGLDRLMAGTGLTKLLGRAGLQVPISTLIGKIVYWFVLLIFLVSAAQSLGLERVSATLDMLALYLPKVFGGALVLLVGVLLAQLANGLVRGAAEGVGLDYAAGLGRIAQGLVIIISISVAISQLEVKTDLLNHVIVIVLITVGLAVALAMGLGSREIAGQILAGIYVRELYQVGQQVRVGEVEGQIEEIGTVKTTVLTDDGELVSLSNRILLEQQVSSR
- the ppsA gene encoding phosphoenolpyruvate synthase, encoding MVEYVVSLDKLGVHDVEHVGGKNASLGEMISNLAGAGVSVPGGFATTAQAYRDFLELSGLNAQIHAALDALDVDDVNALAKTGSQIRQWIMDAEFPEKLNEEIRTAFAALSAGNPDMAVAVRSSATAEDLPDASFAGQQETFLNIRGVENVIRAAKEVFASLFNDRAISYRVHQGFDHKLVALSAGVQRMVRSETGTAGVMFTLDTESGFRDVVFITGAYGLGETVVQGAVNPDEFYVHKHTLEAGRPAILRRNLGSKAIKMIYGDEAKAGRSVKTVEVDKAERARFCLTDAEVSELAKQAMIIEKHYKCPMDIEWAKDGDDGKLYIVQARPETVKSRTSANVMERYLLKETGTVLVEGRAIGQRIGAGKVRIIKDVSEMDKVQPGDVLVSDMTDPDWEPVMKRASAIVTNRGGRTCHAAIIARELGIPAVVGCGNATQLLKDGQGVTVSCAEGDTGFIFEGELGFDIKQNSIDAMPDLPFKIMMNVGNPDRAFDFAQLPNAGVGLARLEFIINRMIGVHPKALLNYDGLPLEIKESVDKRIAGYNDPVGFYVEKLVEGISTLAAAFYPKKVIVRLSDFKSNEYANLIGGKLYEPEEENPMLGFRGASRYISEAFRDCFELECRALKRVRNEMGLTNVEIMVPFVRTLGEASQVVDLLAENGLSRGENGLRVIMMCELPSNAILAEEFLEFFDGFSIGSNDLTQLTLGLDRDSGIIAHLFDERNPAVKKLLANAIQACNKAGKYIGICGQGPSDHPDLAKWLMEQGIESVSLNPDSVLETWFFLAEGQASA